A window from Acidobacteriota bacterium encodes these proteins:
- a CDS encoding carbon-nitrogen hydrolase family protein, whose amino-acid sequence MAQLTLATCQFEIQTQVARNLRSITRQMKLAKSRGAHLVHFSEACLTGYLGSELKSGREMDWEAVSAAVEEIMELAGELGLWVVVGSNHPLSGRHKPHNSLYVVSDRGRLVNRYDKMFCTGDHDDDGDLHHYSPGQAFVTFKVRDVMCGLLICHDFRYPELFRQYKQLGVQLMLVSFHNAGGSLESYHNYNIWVSTTIQAAAASNYFAVSANNGTRRYAWPSFVVDAQGLVVDRARPHRPAVLVNPIDTEIELYDASKAWRDRCMQGTFHSGTLTRDPRSSDRIRV is encoded by the coding sequence ATGGCTCAACTGACCCTGGCCACCTGCCAGTTTGAAATCCAGACACAGGTAGCAAGAAACCTCCGCTCCATCACCCGTCAGATGAAGCTGGCCAAGTCCAGGGGGGCTCACCTGGTTCACTTTTCCGAGGCCTGTCTGACCGGCTACCTGGGGAGCGAGTTGAAGTCCGGCCGGGAGATGGACTGGGAAGCTGTTTCGGCTGCCGTGGAAGAGATCATGGAGCTGGCCGGAGAACTCGGTCTTTGGGTGGTGGTCGGGTCCAACCACCCCCTGTCGGGCCGACACAAACCCCACAACTCGCTCTACGTGGTGAGCGACCGGGGGCGCCTGGTCAACCGCTACGACAAGATGTTCTGCACCGGAGACCACGACGACGACGGCGACCTTCACCACTACAGCCCCGGTCAAGCCTTTGTGACCTTCAAGGTGAGAGACGTGATGTGTGGACTGCTGATCTGTCACGACTTCCGCTACCCCGAGCTGTTTCGCCAGTACAAGCAGCTCGGGGTTCAGCTCATGCTGGTCTCCTTTCACAACGCCGGAGGCAGTCTGGAGAGCTATCACAACTACAACATCTGGGTTTCGACCACCATTCAGGCCGCGGCGGCCAGCAACTATTTCGCGGTCAGCGCCAACAACGGCACCCGCCGCTATGCCTGGCCCAGCTTCGTGGTGGACGCCCAGGGACTGGTTGTCGACCGGGCCCGGCCCCACCGCCCGGCCGTCCTGGTCAATCCCATCGACACCGAAATCGAGCTCTACGACGCCTCCAAGGCCTGGCGGGACCGCTGCATGCAGGGAACCTTTCACAGTGGGACCCTGACCCGGGATCCACGGTCCAGCGACCGGATCCGGGTCTGA